TAAAGTCGGTAACAAAGAAGCCAAACATACTATTGAAACGCTTGTAAAATACAAAGACCACCTTGAAAACTTCATGCCTGCCCGAACAATAGACCTTAGCGATGAAGAGAAGAAAGCCGTTGCCGATATTATGCTCATAACATCTAAACCTGTTATATACGTGTGTAATGTCGATTCCGACAGTGCAAAAAACGGCAACAGCTATTCCGATAGCATTGTTGAATTAGCTAAAGCCGAAAATGCCGAAGTGCTTATTATAGCCGCCGACCTTGAGGCTGATATTGCAATGTTAGACGACCCCGAAGATAGAAAAGAGTTTTTAAACGATGCCGGTCTTACGGAACCTGGCGTAAATCGTTTGGTCAGAGCTGCTTACAACATTTTAGACTTGCAATCCTTTTTTACAGCCGGTCCTAAAGAAATTAGAGCTTGGACTATAAAAAAGGGTACCACAGCACCGCAAGCTGCCGGTGTTATTCATAGCGACTTGGAAAGAGGTTTCATTAGAGCCGAAGTTATGAAGTACGAAGATTTTATAACTCTAAAATCAGAACATGCCTGTCGTGAAGCCGGAAAGCTTTACGTTGAAGGCAAAAATTACGTAGTTAACGACGGAGATATTATTCACGTCAGATTTAATGTTTAATTTATAAGTTTATGGATTACAGAGATTTAGTTTTTTTAGAAGTAGCACAGCAACTTAGTTTTTCCAGAGCTGCTGAATCATTATTTATTTCTCAACCTGCAGTCAGCAAACACATACAGGAATTGGAGTCTTCGCTCAATGCAAAA
The sequence above is a segment of the Lentimicrobiaceae bacterium genome. Coding sequences within it:
- a CDS encoding DUF933 domain-containing protein; its protein translation is KVGNKEAKHTIETLVKYKDHLENFMPARTIDLSDEEKKAVADIMLITSKPVIYVCNVDSDSAKNGNSYSDSIVELAKAENAEVLIIAADLEADIAMLDDPEDRKEFLNDAGLTEPGVNRLVRAAYNILDLQSFFTAGPKEIRAWTIKKGTTAPQAAGVIHSDLERGFIRAEVMKYEDFITLKSEHACREAGKLYVEGKNYVVNDGDIIHVRFNV